The following are from one region of the Odontesthes bonariensis isolate fOdoBon6 chromosome 12, fOdoBon6.hap1, whole genome shotgun sequence genome:
- the LOC142396239 gene encoding uncharacterized protein LOC142396239 encodes MTLKHLCQEWPFLFKEPGMAAHFEELTGLSLIGTFIGNVERKGRRLLEFLRNVIAPKNKKVQDVLMKCHAAKGPSGSCTEIIEMIILLMTHFAEKDENLFHFVDDTCLAPEIDREKLPPNPCIIVCGSSCFAAQTFMLSIDQEVVNDHITTFMMAVCLMFGSYYVFNIHYPVELRSTLEFLQRCFFAINPERGTKVEWRKQKKVLPVNPRVLTLISDLADYEWK; translated from the exons ATGACCTTAAAGCATCTTTGCCAAGAGTGGCCTTTTCTGTTTAAAGAGCCTGGCATGGCTGCACACTTTGAAGAATTGACTGGTCTCAGTCTCATCGGCACCTTCATTGGAAATGTGGAAAGAAAGGGCAGGCGTCTTCTGGAATTCCTCAGAAATGTAATtgccccaaaaaacaaaaaggtccAGGATGTGCTGATGAAGTGCCATGCTGCAAAAGGGCCATCAGGTAGTTGCACAGAGATCATTGAGATGATTATCCTTCTGATGACCCATTTCGCTGAGAAGGACGAAAACCTTTTCCATTTCGTTGATGACACTTGTCTGGCCCCGGAGATTGACCGAGAGAAGCTTCCACCAAACCCCTGCATCATTGTGTGTG GGTCCTCGTGTTTTGCAGCCCAGACATTCATGTTGTCCATTGATCAGGAGGTAGTCAATGACCACATCACCACCTTCATGATGGCTGTCTGCTTGATGTTTGGGAGCTACTATGTTTTCAACATCCACTACCCAGTGGAGCTCCGCTCCACTCTTGAGTTTCTACAGAG GTGCTTCTTCGCCATAAACCCAGAACGGGGAACCAAGGTGGAGTGGAGAAAGCAGAAAAAGGTGCTCCCTGTCAACCCCAGAGTTCTGACCCTGATTTCAGACCTGGCAGACTACGAGTGGAAatag
- the LOC142396240 gene encoding trace amine-associated receptor 13c-like yields the protein MESQMVADLCFPQLYNTSCKKPASPRTVDVLLHIILSSISLTTVVLNLLVIVSISHFRRLHTPTNILLLSLAVSDFLVGSLLMPGEILLNTACWFLGDLMCSLFNYLSYIITSASVGDMVLISVDRYLAICDPLHYPTRVTEGRVKLCVCLCWFCSALYSLFCIKDDLTQPGRHNSCHGECVIVVDYIVGTVDIVTTFFAPVTVITVLHMRVFVVAVSQARAMRSHVTAVTLQLSVSQTTRKSELKAARTLGVLVIVFLVCFIPYYCVSLAGDDLLSGSPAYYVFYLFYFNSTLNPVIYALFYPWFRKAVQLVVTLQILQPGSCEANIL from the exons ATGGAGAGCCAAATGGTAGCAGACCTCTGCTttccacaactctacaacaccTCCTGCAAGAAGCCCGCATCTCCTCGGACCGTAGATGTGCTTCTTCACATCATATTGTCCTCCATTTCTCTGACCACTGTGGTTCTCAACCTGCTCGTCATCGTTTCAATCTCCCACTTCAG GCGGCTCCACACACCCACTaacatcctcctcctctctctggctGTATCAGACTTTCTTGTTGGTTCCCTGTTGATGCCTGGAGAAATCCTCCTGAACACAGCCTGCTGGTTTCTTGGTGACCTCATGTGTTCTCTGTTTAACTATTTGTCCTACATAATCACTTCTGCCTCTGTAGGAGACATGGTGCTCATATCAGTTGACCGTTATCTGGCGATTTGTGACCCTCTGCATTACCCAACCAGAGTGACTGAGGGAAGAGTTaaactctgtgtgtgtctgtgttggttCTGCTCTGCACTCTACAGTCTTTTTTGTATAAAAGATGACCTGACTCAACCTGGCAGGCATAATTCTTGTCATGGAGAATGTGTGATTGTTGTTGACTACATTGTAGGAACAGTTGACATTGTTACAACATTTTTTGCTCCGGTCACAGTCATCACAGTTCTGCATATGAGAGTATTTGTGGTGGCTGTGTCTCAGGCTCGGGCCATGCGCTCTCACGTTACAGCTGTCACACTGCAGCTTTCAGTGAGTCAAACAACAAGGAAATCTGAGTTAAAAGCAGCCAGGACTCTTGGTGTTCTTGTAATTGTGTTTCTAGTATGTTTCATCCCATATTACTGTGTCTCTCTTGCAGGGGACGATTTGCTCAGTGGCTCACCTGCATATTATGTTTTTTACCTTTTCTATTTTAACTCCACTCTAAACCCAGTGATTTATGCACTTTTCTACCCCTGGTTCAGAAAAGCAGTACAGCTTGTTGTCACACTTCAGATATTACAGCCTGGTTCTTGTGAGGCCAACATATTGTAG